The Microbacterium maritypicum genome contains a region encoding:
- a CDS encoding LacI family DNA-binding transcriptional regulator, translating to MSKAATVYDVADRAGVSIATVSRVLRSPDAVRPVTRERVLDAVAALGYVPSGSARGLAERRTGVLGLYFPGFDAAEDAPPLDALSAADSEAPPFAIVREEAEVDGRHTSMLFLDEVLRGAELEAWKQGFVLMVGVGRDDPDRSTVRDMAGRVDGLMVLASSVPDDVLARLARRIPVVVLSGPPRGDHYDHVTVSNAEAMAELTRHVLAQVGDGRLAFLAGPADSPDGLQRWEGFAAAVAEAGGSLDDVTVRRGDFTRASGRQAAEELLAAGTPAALICANDQMALGALDVFRGAGVRVPDDVLVTGFDGIEAAALSQPPLTTIRQPMIDLGRAAVQVLARRLENADADPVVARLPLQILLRESSLRPA from the coding sequence GTGAGCAAGGCGGCGACCGTGTACGACGTGGCCGATCGGGCCGGCGTCTCGATCGCCACGGTCTCGCGGGTGCTGCGCTCGCCGGACGCCGTGCGTCCGGTCACCCGCGAACGCGTGCTCGACGCCGTCGCCGCGCTGGGGTACGTCCCCAGCGGCAGTGCCAGGGGCCTCGCCGAGCGGCGGACAGGGGTGCTGGGGCTGTACTTCCCCGGATTCGACGCCGCGGAGGATGCCCCGCCTCTCGACGCCCTCTCCGCCGCCGACAGCGAGGCGCCGCCGTTCGCGATCGTCCGCGAGGAGGCGGAGGTCGACGGCCGGCACACCTCGATGCTGTTCCTCGACGAGGTGCTGCGCGGTGCGGAGCTGGAGGCGTGGAAGCAGGGCTTCGTGCTGATGGTCGGGGTCGGACGTGACGACCCCGATCGCTCCACCGTGCGGGACATGGCCGGCCGGGTTGACGGGCTCATGGTCCTCGCCAGCAGCGTGCCCGACGACGTGCTGGCTCGACTGGCGCGACGCATCCCCGTGGTGGTGCTCTCCGGCCCCCCGCGCGGCGATCACTACGACCACGTGACGGTGAGCAACGCCGAGGCGATGGCCGAGCTGACCAGGCACGTGCTGGCTCAGGTGGGGGACGGGCGGCTCGCCTTCCTCGCGGGGCCGGCGGACTCACCGGATGGACTGCAGCGCTGGGAGGGCTTCGCCGCTGCCGTGGCGGAGGCCGGCGGATCACTCGACGACGTGACGGTGCGGCGCGGCGACTTCACCCGGGCCTCCGGGCGCCAGGCCGCCGAGGAGCTTCTCGCGGCCGGCACGCCGGCCGCGCTCATCTGCGCGAACGATCAGATGGCCCTCGGCGCGCTCGACGTGTTCCGCGGCGCGGGCGTCCGGGTGCCGGACGACGTGCTGGTGACGGGCTTCGACGGCATCGAGGCCGCCGCGCTCTCGCAGCCGCCGCTGACCACGATCCGCCAGCCGATGATCGACCTCGGGCGCGCGGCGGTGCAGGTGCTCGCCCGCCGCCTCGAGAACGCCGACGCCGACCCCGTGGTCGCGCGGCTGCCGCTGCAGATCCTGCTGCGCGAGAGCTCTCTGCGCCCCGCCTGA
- the rsmI gene encoding 16S rRNA (cytidine(1402)-2'-O)-methyltransferase encodes MIILAATPIGNLGDASRRLVEVLENAEVVVAEDTRTTQRLLKALQIDNRPRLIALHDHNEKQKAAELAALAAETDIVVMSDAGMPTVSDPGYGLVAEAVAQGVTVTAIPGPSAVLMALAISGLPTDRFTFEGFLPRKPGERRSTLRALAAEPRTMVFFESPARLASALADMGAAFGDERRIAVCRELTKLYEEVRRGTSSELVAWAENGVKGEIVVVVEGASRRDASPEDALVQVQKLVADGIRLKDAASEVAALTGLSSRDLYQAALAARSGGASA; translated from the coding sequence GTGATCATCCTCGCCGCCACTCCGATCGGAAATCTCGGCGACGCATCTCGCCGCCTCGTGGAGGTGCTGGAGAACGCCGAGGTCGTCGTCGCGGAGGACACCCGCACCACCCAGCGTCTGCTCAAGGCCCTGCAGATCGACAACAGGCCGCGCCTGATCGCCCTGCATGACCACAACGAGAAGCAGAAAGCGGCCGAGCTGGCAGCCCTCGCGGCGGAGACCGACATCGTGGTGATGAGCGATGCCGGGATGCCGACCGTCAGCGACCCCGGGTACGGACTGGTCGCCGAGGCCGTCGCCCAGGGCGTGACGGTGACCGCGATCCCCGGGCCGAGCGCGGTGCTGATGGCGCTCGCGATCTCGGGCCTGCCCACCGACCGCTTCACGTTCGAGGGGTTCCTGCCGCGCAAGCCGGGGGAGCGTCGCTCCACACTGCGCGCGCTGGCCGCCGAACCCCGCACCATGGTCTTCTTCGAGTCGCCCGCCCGCCTCGCCAGCGCTCTCGCCGACATGGGTGCCGCCTTCGGCGACGAGCGGCGGATCGCGGTGTGCCGCGAGCTCACGAAGCTCTACGAGGAGGTGCGCCGCGGCACCTCCTCCGAACTCGTCGCCTGGGCCGAGAACGGAGTGAAGGGCGAGATCGTCGTCGTGGTCGAAGGGGCGTCGCGTCGTGATGCCTCCCCGGAAGACGCCCTCGTCCAGGTGCAGAAGCTCGTCGCCGACGGCATCCGGCTGAAGGATGCCGCGTCCGAGGTCGCGGCCCTCACCGGTCTCTCCTCCCGAGACCTCTACCAGGCCGCCCTCGCCGCCCGATCCGGAGGGGCGTCGGCGTGA
- a CDS encoding ABC transporter substrate-binding protein has product MIQRWRRAAIVGLAAVAVALSGCSIQITSQPDPSIGADTMLINADKGNPFFTKNFNPYLTNTRTASRWIYEPLILINPLDGTQNPWLASEWSQPDARTIVMTIRDDVTWSDGEDLTPEDVAFTFQLLKDNPSLDIKGAWQHLESVETEGGDVILHLKTDDAPSLSILGQTMIVPEHLWADVKDPGTYRNETPVGTGPFVLGNYNDQQYSMDKNPDYWQADSIEIEHIILPATNSQLDTVSRGYDWAYAFISDVEGTWGAASEHNSWWFPPGGVIALMPNLEVAPFDDVNVRRGIALSLDRAEIAETASEGYMKPAGQTGLILPNQEQYLDPSIPDQGMITQDKDAALAAFAEAGYSLDGDRLVDGNGEQLEFALTTANGFTDWTRAAQTVRSQLADVGVKVTLKLPQPAGYQSAISNGDFEMAIGGMGNGDVYQAYNNLLSSEFYVPSGEPTANNFERYSSEKVDALLAEYRETVDTARQAEIVKELQGIVYDEMPVIGLYYGGIWGLFNDAKFTGWPSEEDPYMIPQNYDSAPLMIFTHLKRVKGDDR; this is encoded by the coding sequence GTGATCCAGCGCTGGCGCCGAGCGGCGATCGTAGGCCTGGCGGCCGTCGCGGTCGCACTCAGCGGCTGCAGCATCCAGATCACATCCCAACCCGATCCGTCGATCGGCGCCGACACGATGCTGATCAACGCCGACAAGGGCAACCCGTTCTTCACGAAGAACTTCAACCCGTATCTCACCAACACGCGCACGGCGTCGCGGTGGATCTACGAGCCGCTGATCCTGATCAACCCGCTCGACGGCACCCAGAACCCGTGGCTCGCCTCCGAGTGGTCCCAGCCCGACGCCCGCACGATCGTGATGACGATCCGCGACGACGTGACCTGGAGCGACGGCGAAGACCTCACTCCCGAGGACGTCGCCTTCACGTTCCAGCTGTTGAAGGACAACCCGTCCCTCGACATCAAGGGCGCATGGCAGCACCTCGAGAGCGTCGAGACCGAGGGCGGCGACGTGATCCTGCACCTCAAGACCGACGACGCTCCTTCCCTGTCGATCCTCGGGCAGACCATGATCGTCCCTGAGCATCTCTGGGCCGATGTGAAGGACCCCGGCACCTACCGCAACGAGACGCCGGTCGGCACCGGCCCCTTCGTGCTCGGCAACTACAACGACCAGCAGTACTCGATGGACAAGAACCCCGACTACTGGCAGGCAGACTCGATCGAGATCGAGCACATCATCCTCCCCGCCACGAACTCGCAGCTGGACACCGTCAGTCGCGGCTACGACTGGGCCTACGCCTTCATCTCCGATGTCGAGGGCACCTGGGGCGCGGCGAGTGAGCACAACTCCTGGTGGTTCCCGCCGGGCGGCGTGATCGCGCTGATGCCGAACCTCGAGGTCGCGCCCTTCGACGACGTGAACGTGCGCCGTGGCATCGCGCTCTCCCTCGACCGTGCGGAGATCGCCGAGACCGCCTCCGAGGGGTACATGAAGCCGGCCGGTCAGACCGGGCTCATCCTCCCCAACCAGGAGCAGTACCTGGATCCGAGCATCCCCGACCAGGGCATGATCACGCAGGACAAGGATGCCGCCCTCGCCGCCTTCGCCGAAGCCGGATACTCCCTCGACGGCGATCGCCTGGTGGATGGGAACGGGGAGCAGCTGGAATTCGCCCTCACCACCGCCAACGGCTTCACCGACTGGACCAGGGCCGCGCAGACCGTGCGCAGCCAGCTCGCCGACGTGGGCGTGAAGGTCACGCTCAAGCTCCCGCAGCCCGCGGGCTACCAGAGCGCGATCAGCAACGGCGACTTCGAGATGGCGATCGGCGGCATGGGCAACGGCGACGTCTACCAGGCGTACAACAACCTGCTCTCCAGCGAGTTCTACGTGCCGTCGGGAGAGCCGACGGCGAACAACTTCGAGCGCTACAGCTCGGAGAAGGTCGACGCGCTGCTCGCGGAGTACCGCGAGACCGTCGACACCGCCCGCCAGGCCGAGATCGTGAAGGAGCTGCAGGGCATCGTCTACGACGAGATGCCCGTGATCGGCCTCTACTACGGCGGCATCTGGGGCCTGTTCAACGACGCCAAGTTCACCGGCTGGCCGAGTGAGGAAGACCCGTACATGATCCCGCAGAACTACGACTCCGCGCCGCTGATGATCTTCACGCACCTGAAGCGCGTCAAGGGGGACGACCGATGA
- a CDS encoding ABC transporter permease codes for MTSTMNVKIPAERIAAPSPWRAFGRMVATLWSNGKARLGLCILAFFVLVAVFAPLLAPYGAKDNTFERNADASWAHWLGTTAAGEDVLSQLIYGAQISLLVGFAAGILSTIVAVLIGLSWGYMRGFAGEVVGFIVNLFLVIPGLPLMIVIAAYLQNGGILMIIAVIVVTGWAWGARVLRSQTQSLRGNDFVTSAQFSGDSRARIVFREILPNMTSIIAGTLFGAATAAILAEAGLEFLGLGDSSIVSWGTMLYWAQNSNSLLTGQWLLLFAPGLCIALLALSLTLINFGVDGISNPRLREGKGR; via the coding sequence ATGACTTCCACCATGAACGTCAAGATCCCCGCCGAGCGCATCGCCGCGCCCAGCCCGTGGCGTGCCTTCGGGCGCATGGTCGCCACCCTCTGGAGCAACGGCAAGGCACGGCTCGGACTGTGCATCCTCGCCTTCTTCGTGCTGGTGGCGGTGTTCGCCCCGCTCCTGGCCCCTTACGGCGCGAAGGACAACACCTTCGAGCGCAACGCCGATGCCTCCTGGGCGCACTGGCTCGGCACGACGGCGGCGGGAGAGGACGTGCTCAGCCAGCTCATCTACGGCGCGCAGATCAGCCTCCTGGTCGGCTTCGCCGCCGGCATCCTGTCCACCATCGTGGCCGTGCTCATCGGCCTCAGCTGGGGATACATGCGGGGCTTCGCCGGCGAGGTGGTCGGCTTCATCGTCAACCTCTTCCTGGTGATCCCCGGACTCCCGCTGATGATCGTGATCGCCGCGTATCTGCAGAACGGCGGCATCCTGATGATCATCGCGGTCATCGTGGTGACCGGCTGGGCGTGGGGTGCTCGCGTGCTCCGCAGCCAGACGCAGTCGCTGCGCGGCAACGACTTCGTCACCTCGGCGCAGTTCTCGGGTGACAGCAGGGCGCGCATCGTGTTCCGCGAGATCCTGCCGAACATGACGTCGATCATCGCCGGCACGCTCTTCGGAGCGGCCACGGCGGCGATCCTCGCGGAGGCGGGGCTGGAGTTCCTCGGCCTCGGCGACTCCAGCATCGTCAGCTGGGGCACCATGCTCTACTGGGCGCAGAACTCCAACTCCCTGCTCACCGGACAGTGGCTGCTGCTGTTCGCCCCCGGTCTGTGCATCGCACTGCTGGCGCTGAGCCTGACACTGATCAACTTCGGCGTGGACGGCATCTCCAATCCGCGCCTGCGAGAGGGGAAGGGCCGATGA
- a CDS encoding dolichyl-phosphate-mannose--protein mannosyltransferase, translating to MTAPVPLLPAPEERSTRYGQLRDRLLRDPDWGRAIRWLAPLVITAIAALLRLINVAHPHQLAFDETYYVKDAWSLWTLGYEGTWGENANDAFTTLQQLPLSEQGAFIVHPPLGKWLIALGMAIGGPDNSAGWRLATALLGTASVLLVYLIARRLSSSVVVASVAGTLLAIDGLSIVMSRIALLDGILTFFVLLGVLFVIIDRQRTIPVLERRDPDKPDPFWGPVLWRRPWLIAAGTALGAASAVKWSGLYVLAGFGLYVVVTDALARRRAGVVLWPTAAAFRQGPVSFVLLVFPALAVYLISWTGWLVTAGGYDRQSDPNPLIALWKYHESMLGFHVGLTRGHPYASPAWEWPLLLRPTAVWVDSDPTGCGTDHCIGVISAIPNPLIWYAGVAAAIYLLYRLVRGWITRRPVGPELSIPLVGLAVTYVPWLMFPDRTIFQFYTVVMMPFLVIALAMTLRIIAGTREDPLHRRQSGERTVMIFLAFVVLVSAFFLPLWTGMSVPYEFWLLHNWLPGWV from the coding sequence GTGACCGCGCCCGTGCCCCTGCTTCCCGCTCCCGAGGAGCGGTCGACGCGCTACGGGCAGCTCCGCGATCGTCTGCTGCGGGATCCGGACTGGGGACGCGCGATCCGCTGGCTCGCCCCTCTCGTGATCACCGCGATCGCCGCCCTCCTCCGTCTGATCAACGTCGCGCATCCGCATCAGCTGGCGTTCGACGAGACCTACTACGTCAAGGACGCGTGGTCGCTGTGGACCCTCGGCTACGAGGGCACCTGGGGTGAGAACGCCAACGACGCGTTCACCACCCTGCAGCAGCTGCCGCTGTCCGAACAGGGCGCGTTCATCGTGCATCCGCCTCTCGGCAAGTGGCTCATCGCGCTGGGCATGGCGATCGGCGGTCCCGACAACAGCGCGGGCTGGCGACTCGCGACGGCACTGCTCGGCACCGCCTCCGTTCTGCTGGTCTACCTGATCGCGCGACGACTCAGCAGCTCCGTGGTGGTCGCGAGCGTGGCCGGAACACTGCTCGCGATCGACGGCCTCAGCATCGTCATGAGCCGCATCGCCCTGCTCGACGGCATCCTGACCTTCTTCGTCCTGCTCGGCGTGCTGTTCGTGATCATCGACCGGCAGCGGACCATCCCGGTGCTCGAGAGGCGCGACCCCGACAAGCCCGACCCGTTCTGGGGTCCGGTGCTCTGGCGTCGCCCCTGGCTGATCGCGGCGGGGACGGCCCTGGGCGCAGCGTCGGCCGTGAAGTGGTCGGGGCTGTACGTGCTGGCCGGATTCGGCCTGTACGTCGTGGTCACCGATGCGCTGGCCCGGCGGCGGGCCGGGGTGGTGCTGTGGCCCACGGCAGCCGCCTTCCGCCAGGGGCCCGTCTCGTTCGTGCTGCTCGTCTTCCCCGCCCTGGCCGTGTACCTGATCAGCTGGACCGGATGGCTGGTGACTGCAGGGGGCTATGACCGCCAGAGCGACCCGAACCCGCTGATCGCCCTGTGGAAGTACCACGAGTCGATGCTCGGGTTCCACGTCGGCCTGACTCGCGGGCACCCCTATGCGAGCCCCGCCTGGGAGTGGCCTCTGCTGCTGCGTCCCACGGCCGTATGGGTCGACTCCGATCCCACCGGCTGCGGCACGGACCACTGCATCGGCGTGATCTCGGCGATCCCGAACCCGCTCATCTGGTACGCGGGCGTGGCCGCGGCGATCTACCTGCTCTACCGCCTGGTACGCGGCTGGATCACCCGGCGCCCCGTCGGCCCGGAGCTGAGCATCCCCCTCGTCGGCCTCGCGGTCACCTATGTGCCGTGGCTGATGTTCCCCGATCGCACGATCTTCCAGTTCTACACGGTCGTGATGATGCCGTTCCTCGTGATCGCTCTGGCCATGACGCTGCGGATCATCGCCGGCACGCGCGAGGATCCGCTGCACCGTCGGCAGTCCGGCGAGCGCACGGTGATGATCTTCCTCGCGTTCGTGGTGCTGGTGTCGGCGTTCTTCCTGCCCCTGTGGACCGGGATGAGCGTGCCGTACGAGTTCTGGCTCCTGCACAACTGGCTGCCCGGCTGGGTGTGA
- a CDS encoding ABC transporter permease translates to MKYALQKFGLFVLTLWAAVTLNFFLPRMMPGSPADAAIAKLSQNGPVSDATRAAIEAQLGVPTGSLWDQYIAYLGQVVRLDFGVSYTFYPQSVSSMVSTALPYTIGLVGIVTILAFVIGTLIGVSAAWRRGTWLDSLPTLTGSFLSTFPYFWTALLLLFFFGYVLHWFPTTGAYSATTTPGFTWEFLGDLLSHAFLPALTILLTSLGGWIIGMRNAMINTLGEDYITFGEANGLHGRTIALRYAARNAILPNLTGFGLTLGGVVGGSILVEQVFGYPGIGYLLFNAVIGQDYPLMQALFLMITVSVLIANFLVDILYGVLDPRTRR, encoded by the coding sequence ATGAAGTACGCGCTGCAGAAGTTCGGCCTGTTCGTGCTCACGCTGTGGGCCGCGGTCACCCTGAACTTCTTCCTCCCGCGGATGATGCCGGGTTCTCCGGCGGATGCCGCCATCGCGAAGCTGTCCCAGAACGGGCCGGTGTCCGATGCCACGCGTGCCGCCATCGAGGCGCAGCTGGGCGTTCCGACCGGGTCGCTGTGGGATCAGTACATCGCCTACCTCGGTCAGGTCGTCCGGCTCGACTTCGGCGTCTCGTACACGTTCTACCCGCAGTCGGTGTCGAGCATGGTGTCCACGGCCCTGCCGTACACGATCGGCCTCGTCGGCATCGTCACGATCCTCGCGTTCGTGATCGGAACGCTGATCGGCGTCTCGGCGGCCTGGCGACGGGGCACCTGGCTCGACAGCCTCCCGACGCTGACCGGCTCGTTCCTCAGCACGTTCCCCTACTTCTGGACCGCGCTGCTGCTGCTGTTCTTCTTCGGCTACGTGCTGCACTGGTTCCCGACCACGGGCGCCTACTCCGCGACGACGACCCCCGGATTCACATGGGAGTTCCTCGGAGACCTGCTCAGCCACGCGTTCCTTCCCGCGCTGACGATCCTGCTCACCTCGCTGGGCGGATGGATCATCGGGATGCGCAACGCCATGATCAACACGCTCGGCGAGGACTACATCACGTTCGGCGAGGCGAACGGCCTGCACGGGCGCACGATCGCCCTCCGCTACGCCGCGCGCAACGCGATCCTGCCCAACCTCACCGGCTTCGGGCTCACGCTCGGCGGTGTCGTCGGCGGATCGATCCTCGTGGAGCAGGTGTTCGGGTATCCGGGCATCGGGTATCTGCTGTTCAACGCCGTGATCGGGCAGGACTACCCGCTCATGCAGGCGCTCTTCCTGATGATCACCGTGAGCGTGCTCATCGCCAACTTCCTCGTTGACATCCTGTACGGGGTACTCGACCCAAGGACCCGCCGATGA